The Primulina eburnea isolate SZY01 chromosome 13, ASM2296580v1, whole genome shotgun sequence genome includes a region encoding these proteins:
- the LOC140810708 gene encoding triacylglycerol lipase OBL1 encodes MATTEENEASGSGDFGFLILWPENGGVLDLLRFLVFDNHECGAKFMEKREFGEEILGVDGSTDTVRDVEVVKPDHRWVIVVSIIVRKIIKVVGKPMEWAGYVVEFLLNLLSLNGNFMGLISKILQGSVVMPKRDSETFISAIGHIDGRIDLYNIEMLPDAERKTWITEIGNRALMDLCMMASKLAYENAKVVRNVVNLHWKMHFVDFYNCWNDYQKERSTQVFIMCDKPIDANLILISFRGTEPFDADDWITDFDYSWYEIPKLGKVHMGFLEALGLGDRVNPSTFHHQLKSKGISPTPLEEPDGAKKQLIPEMVEMTAYYAVRTKLKDLLKEHKNAQFVVTGHSLGGALAILFPAVLVLHEEMELMQRLLAVYTYGQPRVGNRQFGRYMEAHLEHPGAKYFRVVYCNDLVPRLPYDNKTFLYKHFGICLYYNGLYEEQILTEEPNRNYFGILFLIPEYLNAAWELFRSFILGYMHGPEYRESWESFLLRVVGLGLPGLSDHSPLDYVNSVRLGRMRAA; translated from the exons ATGGCCACTACAGAGGAAAATGAAGCTAGCGGTTCTGGGGATTTCGGGTTTTTGATTTTATGGCCTGAAAATGGTGGGGTTTTGGACTTGCTTAGGTTCTTGGTATTTGATAACCACGAATGTGGCGCAAAGTTTATGGAAAAACGTGAGTTTGGTGAAGAGATTTTGGGTGTTGATGGTAGTACTGATACTGTTAGAGATGTTGAGGTGGTAAAACCCGACCACAGATGGGTTATTGTAGTGTCTATTATAGTGAGAAAGATCATTAAAGTTGTCGGGAAACCCATGGAATGGGCTGGTTATGTTGTGGAGTTTCTTCTGAACCTTTTGTCTCTCAATGGCAACTTTATGGGGTTAATAAGCAAAATTCTTCAAG GAAGTGTGGTAATGCCAAAAAGAGACTCAGAAACATTCATAAGTGCAATTGGACATATTGATGGACGTATAGACCTATATAACATTGAGATGCTGCCGGATGCTGAGAGGAAAACTTGGATAACAGAGATTGGAAATAGGGCTTTAATGGATCTATGTATGATGGCTTCAAAACTAGCTTACGAGAATGCTAAGGTTGTTCGAAATGTTGTAAATCTTCATTGGAAG ATGCATTTTGTTGACTTCTACAACTGCTGGAATG ATTATCAGAAAGAGAGGTCCACCCAAGTTTTCATCATGTGTGATAAGCCAATAGATGCAAATCTGATACTCATCAGTTTCCGGGGCACAGAGCCATTTGATGCCGATGACTGGATCACCGATTTCGACTACTCTTGGTACGAGATACCCAAACTGGGAAAAGTTCATATGGGTTTTCTTGAGGCCTTAGGTTTGGGCGACAGAGTTAACCCCTCCACGTTTCACCACCAACTAAAATCGAAAGGCATATCACCTACCCCTTTAGAAGAGCCTGATGGTGCTAAGAAGCAGCTAATACCAGAAATGGTAGAGATGACGGCCTATTATGCTGTCAGAACTAAACTCAAGGACTTATTAAAAGAGCACAAGAACGCACAATTTGTGGTTACAGGGCATAGTTTGGGAGGGGCCTTAGCTATATTGTTCCCGGCCGTTCTTGTCCTACACGAGGAGATGGAGCTGATGCAGCGTCTGTTGGCTGTTTACACATACGGACAGCCAAGGGTGGGTAACAGACAGTTTGGACGGTATATGGAAGCTCATCTGGAACATCCTGGCGCCAAATACTTCAGGGTCGTATATTGCAACGATCTCGTTCCAAGATTGCCTTACGACAATAAAACCTTCTTGTACAAGCATTTTGGTATCTGCCTGTACTACAATGGCCTCTACGAAGAGCAA ATTCTTACTGAAGAACCGAACAGAAACTACTTCGGTATACTTTTCCTAATTCCGGAGTATCTGAATGCTGCATGGGAGTTGTTTAGAAGTTTCATACTTGGTTACATGCATGGGCCTGAGTATAGAGAGAGCTGGGAATCGTTTCTTCTGAGGGTAGTTGGACTAGGACTCCCTGGTCTCTCTGACCACAGCCCACTGGATTACGTGAACTCGGTACGCCTCGGAAGGATGCGAGCTGCCTGA